A genomic segment from Gadus morhua chromosome 4, gadMor3.0, whole genome shotgun sequence encodes:
- the LOC115542761 gene encoding 2-oxoglutarate receptor 1, whose protein sequence is MQFAPTPVPTMLCPILQDPNNATVCSDDKPLPKDYFLSAAYSLLFAVGLAGNLTAIVVYVTMLRPWKTSAVIMVNLALADLLHMLTLPFLVQYYKDGETWKSGRYMCYLVRFAFFFNLYSSVLLLTGLAAFRWLVVARPLCAAQVQRRSWGLAACAAAWAAAIALVGPMLYILSAGDKKDGNGTICVDFASQRSRCVGWYSRVLTALGFLLPLATVAACYAGIVRELAKGPYKASPRRVRARRLPLAILAGFVVCFLPYHVLRELRVETVLAPEDWPCKARWGIHVAYIISRPLAAANTLCNLGLNTLAGGRFQRAIWRIVGAGRRCLNGAPLGLVGGTDQKLATHNRRMHVVNAAVQCPARGRNEADREATNANNPWVDVGKKTRM, encoded by the exons ATGCAGTTTGCTCCT ACCCCAGTGCCTACCATGCTCTGCCCCATCCTCCAAGATCCCAACAACGCCACAGTCTGCTCCGATGACAAACCGCTACCCAAGGACTACTTCCTTTCCGCCGCCTACAGCCTCCTCTTCGCAGTGGGGCTGGCGGGCAACCTCACCGCCATCGTGGTCTACGTCACCATGCTGCGGCCATGGAAGACCAGCGCCGTCATCATGGTGAACCTGGCCCTGGCCGACCTCCTGCACATGCTGACCCTCCCCTTCCTGGTGCAGTACTACAAAGACGGTGAGACATGGAAGAGCGGCCGCTACATGTGCTACCTAGTGCGCTTCGCCTTCTTCTTCAACCTGTACAGCAGCGTGCTGCTCCTCACCGGCCTGGCCGCCTTCCGCTGGCTGGTGGTGGCCCGGCCTCTCTGTGCGGCGCAGGTGCAGCGCCGCAGCTGGGGCCTGGCTGCGTGCGCGGCGGCGTGGGCGGCCGCCATCGCCCTGGTTGGGCCCATGCTGTACATACTCTCCGCGGGGGATAAGAAAGATGGGAATGGTACCATATGCGTGGACTTTGCCAGCCAGAGGTCTAGGTGTGTGGGGTGGTACAGCCGGGTGCTCACGGCGCTGGGCTTCCTGTTGCCCCTGGCGACGGTGGCGGCGTGCTACGCAGGCATCGTTCGGGAGCTCGCCAAAGGGCCGTACAAGGCCAGCCCCCGCCGTGTTCGCGCCCGGCGGCTGCCCCTGGCCATCCTGGCGGGGTTCGTGGTGTGCTTCCTGCCGTACCACGTGCTCCGCGAGCTGAGGGTGGAGACGGTGCTGGCGCCCGAGGACTGGCCTTGCAAGGCGAGGTGGGGCATCCACGTGGCGTATATAATCTCGCGCCCGCTGGCGGCCGCCAACACCCTGTGCAACCTGGGGCTAAACACGCTGGCCGGGGGGCGGTTCCAGCGGGCCATCTGGCGGATCGTTGGCGCGGGCCGCCGGTGCCTCAACGGGGCTCCGCTCGGGCTGGTGGGCGGCACCGACCAGAAGCTCGCCACCCACAACAGGAGGATGCACGTCGTCAATGCGGCGGTCCAATGCCCGGCGAGAGGGCGGAATGAAGCCGACCGAGAAGCGACGAACGCGAACAACCCTTGGGTGGATGTCGGTAAGAAGACCAGGATGTGA
- the LOC115542920 gene encoding kelch-like protein 41b, translating into MEPGAIKEELRLFQSTLLQDGLKELLNENKFVDCSLKVGDRSFPCHRLIMAACSPYFREIFFGEDGKELEDTKEVVLEDINPGILDMVIRYLYSAEIDLTDDNVQDIFALANRFQIPSVFTVCVNYLQKKLSLGNCLAIFRMGLVLSCPRLAVAARDYVADRFELLHDDEEFLQLAAHELFAVIGGDSLNVEREEMVFEFVMAWVRHDKDKRLPVLVDAFDCIRFRLMPEKYFKEKVEADEIVKASPELQKKIQAVSDAFKGKLPEVVPKPKKEGEEGAVNGDEEEVEEESLLPGYLNDSRRLGMYVREFIVMISDTAAVAYDVAENECFLAAMSEQVPRNHVSTVSTNNQLYIIGGLFVDEEDKDAPLQCYFYTLDPLMSEWTALPPMPSPRCLFNIGESNNILFAIAGKDLQSNESLDTVMCFDVEKMKWSESKKLPLKIHGHSVVSHEGLVYCLGGKTDDNKALNKMFVYNHKQSEWRELAAMKTARAMFGTVIHNGKIIAVGGVNEEGLSSMCETYDFATNKWEPFTDFPQERSSVNLVSTGGSLYAVGGFAIVQMENKEVAPSEVTDVWQYEADKKEWSGMLREMRYAAGASCVPMRLNAARMPKL; encoded by the exons ATGGAGCCCGGCGCCATCAAGGAGGAGCTGCGCTTGTTCCAGAGCACCCTGCTCCAGGACGGGCTAAAGGAGCTGCTGAACGAGAACAAGTTTGTGGACTGCAGCCTGAAGGTGGGCGACCGAAGCTTCCCCTGCCACCGGCTCATCATGGCCGCCTGCAGCCCCTACTTCCGGGAGATCTTCTTTGGCGAGGACGGCAAGGAGCTGGAGGACACcaaggaggtggtgctggaggacaTAAACCCCGGCATCCTTGACATGGTCATCCGCTACCTTTACTCGGCGGAGATCGACCTGACGGACGACAACGTGCAGGACATCTTCGCCCTGGCCAACCGGTTCCAGATCCCGTCGGTGTTCACCGTGTGCGTCAACTACCTCCAGAAGAAGCTGTCGCTTGGCAACTGCCTGGCCATCTTCCGCATGGGCCTGGTGCTCAGCTGCCCCCGCCTGGCGGTGGCGGCGCGCGACTACGTGGCGGACCGCTTCGAGCTGCTCCACGACGACGAGGAGTTCCTGCAGCTGGCCGCGCACGAGCTCTTCGCCGTCATCGGCGGGGACTCGCTCAACGTAGAGCGGGAGGAGATGGTGTTTGAGTTTGTGATGGCGTGGGTGCGCCACGACAAGGACAAGCGGCTGCCCGTGCTGGTCGACGCCTTCGACTGCATCCGCTTCCGCCTCATGCCCGAGAAGTACTTCAAGGAGAAGGTTGAGGCCGACGAGATCGTCAAGGCCAGCCCCGAGCTCCAGAAGAAGATCCAGGCGGTCAGCGACGCCTTCAAGGGGAAGCTGCCGGAGGTAGTGCCCAAGCCGAagaaggagggcgaggagggggcGGTCAACggcgacgaggaggaggtggaggaggagagcctccTGCCCGGCTACCTCAACGACAGCCGTCGGTTGGGGATGTATGTGCGGGAGTTCATCGTGATGATCAGCGACACGGCGGCGGTGGCGTACGACGTGGCGGAGAACGAGTGCTTCCTGGCCGCCATGTCGGAGCAGGTGCCCCGCAACCACGTCAGCACCGTTTCCACGAACAACCAGCTGTACATCATCGGCGGGCTGTTCGTGGACGAGGAGGATAAAGACGCGCCCCTGCAGTGTTACTTCTACACC TTGGACCCGTTGATGTCAGAATGGACGGCCCTTCCTCCGATGCCGTCACCTCGGTGCCTCTTCAACATCGGAGAGAGCaacaacattctgttcgccatcGCTGGAAAAGACCTCCAGTCCAACGAGTCCTTGGACACCGTTATGTGTTTTGACGTTGA GAAGATGAAGTGGAGTGAGTCCAAAAAGCTCCCACTGAAGATCCATGGCCACTCTGTGGTCTCCCACGAAGGTCTAGTCTACTGCCTGGGAGGCAAGACAGACGACAA CAAAGCACTCAACAAGATGTTTGTGTACAACCACAAGCAGTCTGAGTGGCGGGAGCTGGCCGCCATGAAGACAGCCAGGGCCATGTTTGGCACCGTCATCCACAACGGGAAGATCATCGCGGTGGGAGGAGTCAACGAGGAAGGCCTCAGCAGCATGTGCGAAACATACGACTTCGCCACAAACAA GTGGGAGCCCTTCACAGACTTCCCCCAGGAGCGCAGCTCGGTGAACCTGGTGTCCACGGGGGGCTCCCTGTACGCCGTGGGCGGATTCGCCATCGTCCAGATGGAGAACAAGGAGGTGGCGCCCTCCGAGGTCACCGACGTCTGGCA gtATGAGGCTGATAAGAAGGAGTGGAGCGGTATGCTGAGGGAGATGCGCTACGCCGCGGGGGCGTCCTGCGTGCCCATGCGTCTCAACGCCGCCAGGATGCCAAAGCTgtag